GCCGTTCTCGCCGCCCTGCAGGAAACTCTAGGCCCGGACCACGCCGAAACTCGTTCGATCCGGTACCGCCTCGCCGGCGTGCTGAAGGCCCGCGGTGATCTGGACGCGGCCGAGGCCGAGTATCGAGCCGTTCTCGCCGCCGAGCAGGAGACCCTGGGTGCCAACCACCGCGACACCCTGATCACCCGGCACGACCTCGCCGAGGTGCTGGAAGCCCGCGGTGATCTGGATGCGGCCGAGGCCGAGTATCGAGCCGTTCTCGCATCAAGGTCGGATGGGGATGATGCCACGCACTCCACCCAGGCCGATTCCAAAATCAGCGAACTACACCTACGGCGCCACCTGGCCGGCGTGCTGAAGGCCCGCGGTGATCTGGACGCGGCCGAGGCCGAGTATCGAGCCGTTCTCGCCGCCCTGCAGGGAACCCTAGGCCCGGACCACGCCGAAACTCGTTCGATCCGGTACCGCCTCGCCGGCGTGCTGAAGGCCCGCGGTGATCTGGACGCGGCCGAGGCCGAGTATCGAGCCGTTCTCGCCGCCGAGCAGGAGACCCTGGGTGCCAACCACCGCGACACCCTGATCACCCGGCACGACCTCGCCGAGGTGCTGGAAGCCCGCGGTGATCTGGGCGCGGCCGAGGCCGAGTATCGAGCCGTTCTCGCCGCCCTGCAGGAAACCCTAGGCCCGGACCACGCCGAAACTCGTTCGATCCGGTACCGCCTCGCCGGCGTGCTGAAGGCCCGCGGTGATCTGGACGCGGCCGAGGCCGAGTATCGAGCCGTTCTCGCCGCCCTGCAGGAAACCCTAGGCCCGGACCACGCCGAAACTCGTTCGGCCCGGTACCACCTCGCCGACGTTCTGAAGGCCCGCGGTGAGCGGTGCTGACCGCGAACCATGCGGTAGTCACGGTGGGCGGTAGCGGGTCCCGCGAGCGACGTGCCGCCGCAGAAAGGTGCGACGAGTCTCAACCTGCGTCAAGAGCTACCGCTGGACAGAGCCGTTGTACAGAACTCACAAGGGTGTCTTCTTCGATGGGAGATGGCCCTTGACCTGGTCGCGGTGGCCGGATCGAAGCGACCTCTTCGTCCCGAACACCGGCACCGGACGTCAACCGTTGTCGTTCGCTGCGCTCCGCTGTGTGGCGGTACAGGTCAGTTGCCGCTTGCGCAATCGTTGACGATGTCTGGCACCCGATTTGCTGCTTTTCTGATGCCTGGCAGGAGCTTGCCCCGGGCCGTCTGCCCAGAGGATCTCAACACGCCCACCTGTCGAATCCGGGTGGGAACTCGCCGCGGAGCAGGCTGATGAAGGCACGACCGCATGCCAGCAGTGGGCCGGTAGGCAGGTGCGCATTGAATGACTCCTGCTCGCCGCCGGCGCCGAAGGAGTTTACGAGATCCTTCGGGATGGCCGGAGACCAAGCGGACAGTCGCCGCAGGACCCGCTCCGACAGGTCAAGCGCAAGCGCAACGCGATCGGGCTCCGCTCCTAGTACCAACGCCGTTCAGTTAGGGCGGTGGTCGGCGTGTCAAGGGTCGGGGCTGATGATGTCGATGCTGGTGGTGGCTTTGTAGCTGTGTCGGTCGATGTTCGGGCCGCGGGCTTGGTATTTGGAGTTCGAGCGTTTGATCATGCGGGTCTTGGTGCGCAGGCGGCGTTCGGGTAGCAGGTTGGCCAGGATCTGAGCGCCGATGACGCCGACCAGGTCGATGACGGTCTCGGCGATGACGCCGGCGGCGTGCACGATCTGGTCACGGGCGGTGTTCAGGGCGGTGGTGAAGCTGGCCCGGTCGGGGTCGAGGCCGGGCTGGCTGTCGGTGGCGTCGGCCATGGCGGTGCGTAAGAGCTGGTAGACGATGAGCAGGGCGTGGATTTCCTGGTCGATGCCGTCGGGGGTGCGGGCGCGTAACACACGTCCGGCGAGGATCGAGGATTTCAGTTCGAGGTAGGCGGTCTCGATCTCCCAGCGTTCGTGGTAGATCCGGATCAACTCGGCGGCGGGATGAGTGTGTGGGTCGAGCAGGGTGGTGATCAGCCGGTAGTCGCCGGTGTGGGTGCCCGCGGTGGTGGTGATACTGATCCGGGCTTCGACGACCCGGACCGTGAGGGCGCCGATCTTGGACAGCCAGGATCCGTCGGGCAGGCGAGCGATCATCGCCAGACGACGGTTGGCTTTGCTGCGGATCAGCAGATGCGCGCCGGTCGCGGCGATGGTGGTCAGCAGGTCGGCGGCGGCGTAGTTGCGGTCGGCCAGCAGCAGCATTCCTGGCTGCAGGCTACGGGTCAGCGTCCGGGCCTGGTCGAGTTCACCGACGGTGACGGGGTCGAACACGGCATCGATCACCGAGCGGGTGCCGCAGGTCAGCAAGGCGCTCAACCGCAGCTGGGGGTACCCGGAACTACCGTTGGCGCAGCGATGCTTGGTGTATCGGCCGGTGTTCGCCGGCGAGTCCGCGACGACCAGGGTGGTGCCGTCGATCACCGTCAGCAGCAGACCTCGCCAGCGCACCTGCCTGGCGCTCGTAGCGGCAGGGCCGCGTAACAGGTCGAACAACGCGCGCACCGGTCGCGGGCCGAGGCGTTGCCGGGCCTGACGTAACGCGCTGCCGCTGGGCGAGGCGATCGGCAGGCCGCGCAGGCCGCTGGTGAGTTTCGACCACACCTGCCGGTAGCCGAGTTCGGCGAACAGGCATCCCGCGAGCAGCAGATACACCACGACCCGCGCCGGCAACAGCCGGACCCGCGACTGTGTACGCCCGGTCGCGACCAGAACATCATCGACCATCTCGAACGGCACCAGCCGGGTCAGCTCGCCCAGATGACCCGGCGCGAACACCCCTGCGGCTACCGTCACCGACCGGGATATGGCAATCTGATCTGCCAGCGGAGCTCCAGGTGTCAGGGCGTCTTAGAGTGACCACCCTCTATACCGGAGCTCCGCTGCTTTACGTCTCAGACACGCCTTGACACGCCGACCACCGACCTAACTGAACGGCGTTGCTCCTAGTACTCCAGCCGGGGATCGTGATCATGGCTCGATGAGGGCTTGTCGGGCGTAGTGGCTGGTCTTGGCTCGGGATTGGTGACGGCGTCGGCGGATGGACCAGAGCAGCAGGTCGCAGCGGCGGCGGGTGGGTTCGATGATCAGGATGTTGAACAGGTGGCGTAGCTCGTTGACGGTCAGCGGGATCAGATCGGTCGGCTCGTCGTGATGGCGGTGGCCGGCGGTCGCGGCGGCGAGGAAGGCGTGGGCGAGGATCGCGAGGGTGGTCCAGCGGTGCCAGGAGGTCCAGCGGCGGTTCTGATGCTGGTCCAGGCCGAGTCCGGTCTTCGCGGCTTGGAACGATTCCTCGATCTTCCAGCGGTGGCCGGCGACCGTGACGAGGGTGTGCAGCGCGGCGGGTTCGGGTGACCAGCAGCGGTAGAAGGCCAGCTCGCCGGTTCTGCGGTTGCGGCGGATCAGCAGCCAGTGGTGTCCGCCGTGCTCGTCGTCGGCGTGTGGCAGAGCGGTGAAGGACCAGTCGTAGTAGCGGTAGCCTTTCGCGCCTCGGCCGGCGGACACGCGCTGCCACGCGGTGGCGGGAAGCTCCGCGGCCAGCACGTCGACGCGGTAGGTGCCTATGCCGGTGGTCACCTGATGTGAGCAGGCCAGGGCCAGGACGTAGCCCAGTCGCAGCTGGCGTAGCCGGGCGGCCAGGCGCGGATCGTTGCCGTAGGCCTCGTCGCCGGCCGCCCACCGGCAGGGCAGCCCGGCGGCGACCGCGGCCTCGATCATCCGGGATGCCAGTTGCGGCTTGGTCGCGAACCGTACGCAACCGGGAATGCCGGCCTCGGCTCGCCGCTCGGGGTCGTCCCACCAGGACTTCGGCAGGTAGAGGGCCGTGTCGAGCATCGCGTGAGCAGCGTCGGTGGCGTAGACCAGGTGCACGGCGAGCTGACAGTTCTCGATTTTCCCGGCCGTGCCCGAGTACTGCCGCTGAACGCCGACGGTGTGCCGTCCTTTCTTCAGGTCACCGGTCTCATCGTTGACCAGCACGGCGTCAGTCTCGCCGAGGTGGTGCCCGACGAACTCCCGCACGTCGGCACGGACGGCGGTGTCCTCCCACTTCACCCGGGTCAGCAGGTCCTGCATCCCATCCGGGCCGGCGTCCCCGGCGTGCTCCGCGATGGTCCAGCAGTTCTTCGTCGGCAACGGCGCCAGCAGGCCCCGCACGAAGTCACGCACCCGGCGGCGAGGCTCCGGCCTGCGGAAACGATGCCCGACAGTCAACATCAGGTCGTCGAACAACACCCGCCAACGCTGGGCGTCTACCCTGTATCCGGCAGCCACCGCTGCGTCATGGTCAGTCCACACAACCGTCCATGATCGACGGTGGCTGCCTTCGTTCCCGCATCGCATCGAACCGCAGCCCAGCCAAGGTCAACAACCCCGGCTGGAGTACTAGTGTTGACGCTCATGCAATTCCCCCTGGCCTGGGCTCATGTAATGGGACCGGCTCCCGGGCGTTGTCGGGGTACTCCTTGGAGTACAGAAGTAGGTACAGCTGATTTTGCAGAGGTCAAGCTGGTCACCAAGAGCAGAGCTCCGCCCCGACCGGTCGGTACCGCCGATGACCGGCACCGCCGCGGTCGGGGCGGTTGTGCATCTGTCGGCCATAGCCGTCGAGGAGGGCCGGGACCTGTCCTCGATGAGCGGCATCCTGGCCGACAGCTCCTATCGTCTGCTGCCGGCCTGACGGCCCGGCCTCACTTCAGGTGCCGGGCGAAGAACCGGTTCCCGTCGTCCCCCTCGAACTGCGGGACGCCGGTGTGCCCGCCCATGTTGGCGTGCAGCGTCTTCTCTTTGGAGCCGAAGGCGTCGAACAGGTCCAGGGCCAGCTGCCGGTCGTTTCCTTCGTCGTCCCACTGCAGCAGGACCTGCAGCGGAATGCTGACCTGCCGGGCCTCCTCGAACATGGTGCGGGGCACGAAACTCCCGGCGAACAGAAGGGCGGCCGAGATGCGCGGCTCGACCACCGCCAGCCGCATGCCGATGGCGATCACCCCTCCCGCGTACCCGACCGGGCCGCCGATCTCGGGCAGCGAAAGGAGGGCGTCCAGGGCGGCCC
The window above is part of the Micromonospora inositola genome. Proteins encoded here:
- a CDS encoding IS4 family transposase; its protein translation is MTVAAGVFAPGHLGELTRLVPFEMVDDVLVATGRTQSRVRLLPARVVVYLLLAGCLFAELGYRQVWSKLTSGLRGLPIASPSGSALRQARQRLGPRPVRALFDLLRGPAATSARQVRWRGLLLTVIDGTTLVVADSPANTGRYTKHRCANGSSGYPQLRLSALLTCGTRSVIDAVFDPVTVGELDQARTLTRSLQPGMLLLADRNYAAADLLTTIAATGAHLLIRSKANRRLAMIARLPDGSWLSKIGALTVRVVEARISITTTAGTHTGDYRLITTLLDPHTHPAAELIRIYHERWEIETAYLELKSSILAGRVLRARTPDGIDQEIHALLIVYQLLRTAMADATDSQPGLDPDRASFTTALNTARDQIVHAAGVIAETVIDLVGVIGAQILANLLPERRLRTKTRMIKRSNSKYQARGPNIDRHSYKATTSIDIISPDP
- a CDS encoding IS701 family transposase; translated protein: MLTVGHRFRRPEPRRRVRDFVRGLLAPLPTKNCWTIAEHAGDAGPDGMQDLLTRVKWEDTAVRADVREFVGHHLGETDAVLVNDETGDLKKGRHTVGVQRQYSGTAGKIENCQLAVHLVYATDAAHAMLDTALYLPKSWWDDPERRAEAGIPGCVRFATKPQLASRMIEAAVAAGLPCRWAAGDEAYGNDPRLAARLRQLRLGYVLALACSHQVTTGIGTYRVDVLAAELPATAWQRVSAGRGAKGYRYYDWSFTALPHADDEHGGHHWLLIRRNRRTGELAFYRCWSPEPAALHTLVTVAGHRWKIEESFQAAKTGLGLDQHQNRRWTSWHRWTTLAILAHAFLAAATAGHRHHDEPTDLIPLTVNELRHLFNILIIEPTRRRCDLLLWSIRRRRHQSRAKTSHYARQALIEP
- a CDS encoding alpha/beta hydrolase — its product is MQFTSERRLDDGVLEREFTLGEIPGILWTPGSAPAPLILLGHPGGLHKMYPRLVARARHSAAEGFAAATIELPGSGDRPRSAAAEEARADLRRALEAGEPVDEEIVDQLVLPLVDKAVPEWRAALDALLSLPEIGGPVGYAGGVIAIGMRLAVVEPRISAALLFAGSFVPRTMFEEARQVSIPLQVLLQWDDEGNDRQLALDLFDAFGSKEKTLHANMGGHTGVPQFEGDDGNRFFARHLK